ACGGATCGCCCGTACATAACAGTTCATTAGACGAGCTTTGCGTATTTCATCTCAAATGGTAAAGATTAAATATCCCATGTATTATGTTAACGCTTCTTATTACAATCCGGCAATCATTTCTATCTCTACTAATGCATCTTTTGGAAGTCTGCTGACTTCTACCGTTGACCTTGCTGGTTTATGCTCAGTAAAGTATTGACCATATATTTCATTAACTTTTGCAAAATCGTTTAAATCTTTTAAATAGATCGTTGTTTTTATTACATGATTAAAGTTTAATCCTGCTTCTTCAAGAATTGCTTTTATATTTTCCATAATGACTTTTGTTTGTTCTGCGGCATCTTTGCCTACAAGTTCATTTGTTTTTGGGTCTATTGCAATTTG
This is a stretch of genomic DNA from Sulfurihydrogenibium sp. YO3AOP1. It encodes these proteins:
- a CDS encoding RidA family protein; translated protein: MQAIYTENAPKPIGPYSQAVKYENLIFLSGQIAIDPKTNELVGKDAAEQTKVIMENIKAILEEAGLNFNHVIKTTIYLKDLNDFAKVNEIYGQYFTEHKPARSTVEVSRLPKDALVEIEMIAGL